In one window of Frigoriglobus tundricola DNA:
- the hemF gene encoding oxygen-dependent coproporphyrinogen oxidase, producing MHATAVTYFKELQNRICAGLEQADGGSSFREDVWTRRQEGVRGGTRGGSPPPGGGGGGRSRVIENGAVFEKGGVNFSEVFGEFSPEFAKQIPGDGLAFTAAGVSLVIHPRSPLVPTVHANFRFLTHGSKAWFGGGADLTPYYPFKEDVIGFHRVWKSVCGAHPAAADYAKMKKDCDEYFHIKHRGEARGVGGIFFDYMDATDEAFAFVRAAGDAFLDAYVPIVERRKALPYTPEQRFFQEVRRGRYVEFNLVYDRGTVFGLKTDGRTESILMSLPPVVRYVYDYRPAPGTPEAELTDYWLKPKDWAEMAG from the coding sequence ATGCACGCGACCGCTGTGACTTACTTCAAGGAACTCCAGAACCGCATCTGCGCCGGCCTGGAGCAGGCCGACGGCGGTTCCTCGTTCCGCGAGGACGTGTGGACCCGGAGGCAGGAGGGGGTGCGAGGGGGAACCCGCGGGGGTTCCCCCCCCCCGGGAGGCGGAGGGGGCGGGCGATCGCGGGTGATCGAGAACGGCGCGGTGTTCGAGAAGGGCGGGGTGAACTTCTCCGAAGTATTCGGCGAGTTCAGCCCGGAGTTCGCGAAGCAGATCCCCGGGGACGGTCTGGCGTTTACCGCAGCGGGCGTGTCTCTGGTGATCCACCCGCGCAGCCCGCTGGTGCCGACGGTTCACGCGAACTTCCGGTTCCTCACGCACGGCTCGAAGGCGTGGTTCGGGGGCGGTGCCGACCTGACCCCGTACTACCCGTTCAAGGAGGACGTGATCGGCTTCCACCGGGTGTGGAAGTCGGTGTGCGGCGCGCACCCGGCCGCGGCCGATTACGCGAAGATGAAGAAGGACTGCGACGAGTACTTCCACATCAAGCACCGGGGCGAGGCCCGCGGCGTGGGCGGCATCTTCTTCGACTACATGGACGCGACGGACGAGGCGTTCGCGTTCGTGCGGGCCGCGGGGGACGCGTTTCTCGATGCGTACGTGCCCATTGTGGAACGCCGCAAGGCGCTGCCCTACACGCCGGAACAGCGCTTCTTCCAGGAGGTGCGGCGGGGCCGGTACGTGGAGTTCAACCTGGTGTACGACCGCGGCACGGTGTTCGGGCTGAAGACCGACGGCCGCACGGAAAGCATCCTGATGAGCCTGCCGCCGGTCGTGCGGTACGTCTACGATTACCGTCCGGCGCCCGGCACGCCGGAGGCGGAACTGACGGACTACTGGCTCAAACCAAAGGACTGGGCGGAAATGGCGGGGTGA
- a CDS encoding M24 family metallopeptidase, whose translation MNYLHQRRLVLTQAFKAKGVDAFLVTTPVNVSYLTGFTGEDSYFVINAKHEILVSDSRFDEQIKEECADLEAHIRPLTRTTLEAAAEVLTKIGAKSVGVEGNRLTLGALEQLKALAPKLTFVPLEGLVETQRMVKDPGEVEKIREAVRVAERGFRMFVATLREADTEKEMVDALEGYVRRAGARGTSFPPIIAVGERGALPHAPPTAKELGDGSKLLVDWGADLGYKSDLTRTLRSPFGTAPSRRNKQERVGYDFDKLYAVVLAAQNAALAAIRPGVKAKDVDAAARAVFANAKLDKYPDLKLDKCFTHGLGHGIGLEVHEGPKVRANSEDVLEAGMVITIEPGIYIPNWGGIRIEDDVLVTHDGFKLLTTLSREAATLSVS comes from the coding sequence ATGAACTACCTTCACCAGCGGCGATTGGTCCTCACGCAGGCGTTCAAGGCGAAGGGCGTGGACGCGTTCCTGGTCACGACGCCCGTCAACGTGAGCTACCTCACCGGGTTCACCGGCGAAGACAGCTACTTCGTCATTAACGCCAAGCACGAAATTTTGGTCAGCGACTCGCGCTTCGACGAGCAGATCAAAGAGGAGTGCGCGGACCTGGAGGCGCACATCCGCCCGCTCACCCGGACGACGCTCGAGGCGGCGGCCGAGGTGCTGACCAAGATCGGCGCGAAGTCCGTCGGCGTCGAGGGGAACCGGCTCACGCTCGGCGCGCTGGAGCAGCTCAAGGCCCTCGCCCCGAAGCTCACGTTCGTGCCGCTGGAGGGGCTGGTCGAGACGCAGCGGATGGTGAAGGACCCCGGCGAGGTGGAGAAGATCCGCGAGGCGGTGCGGGTCGCCGAGCGCGGGTTCCGCATGTTCGTCGCCACGCTCCGCGAGGCCGACACCGAGAAGGAGATGGTGGACGCGCTGGAAGGGTACGTGCGCCGGGCCGGCGCGCGGGGCACCTCGTTCCCGCCGATCATCGCCGTCGGCGAGCGGGGCGCGCTGCCGCACGCGCCGCCCACCGCCAAGGAACTCGGCGACGGCAGCAAGCTCCTGGTGGACTGGGGCGCGGACCTGGGCTACAAGTCCGACCTGACCCGCACGCTCCGCAGCCCGTTCGGCACCGCGCCGAGCCGCCGCAACAAGCAGGAGCGCGTCGGGTACGACTTCGACAAGCTGTACGCGGTGGTCCTGGCGGCGCAGAACGCGGCCCTGGCCGCGATCCGGCCGGGGGTGAAGGCGAAGGACGTGGACGCCGCGGCCCGCGCGGTGTTCGCCAACGCCAAGCTCGACAAGTACCCCGACCTGAAGCTCGACAAGTGCTTCACGCACGGCCTCGGCCACGGTATCGGGCTGGAAGTTCATGAAGGCCCCAAGGTGCGGGCCAACTCCGAGGACGTCCTCGAGGCCGGTATGGTGATCACCATCGAGCCCGGCATCTACATCCCCAACTGGGGCGGCATCCGCATCGAGGACGATGTCCTCGTCACCCACGACGGGTTCAAATTGCTCACCACCCTGTCCCGCGAAGCCGCCACGCTGTCGGTCAGCTAA
- a CDS encoding acetyl-CoA carboxylase biotin carboxyl carrier protein, which yields MVGTFYPKPDPKKPEYVTVGSKVTPKTVVCKVEAMKLFNEITADCTGTVVEVCVKDGDPVEYNQVLYRVEPS from the coding sequence ATGGTCGGCACGTTCTACCCCAAGCCGGACCCGAAGAAGCCGGAGTACGTGACCGTGGGCAGCAAGGTCACGCCCAAGACGGTCGTGTGCAAGGTGGAGGCGATGAAACTGTTCAACGAGATCACCGCCGATTGCACCGGCACCGTCGTTGAGGTGTGCGTGAAGGACGGCGATCCGGTCGAGTACAACCAGGTACTGTACCGGGTGGAGCCCTCTTAA